A stretch of Paludisphaera borealis DNA encodes these proteins:
- a CDS encoding protein kinase domain-containing protein translates to MAIDMRVSELLEELHDSGRTPEEVCGDFPELLPELRVRWRRVCRLEAELDSIFPPEREEPECLSASSPGAANLPRIPGYEVESLLGRGGMGVVFRARHVRLNRIVAIKLAIAGAYAAPRERERFQREAEAVAALRHANVVQIYDVGDSEGRPYFTMEFIAGGSLAEAAKPTTPRQAASILLALSGALHAAHIAGIIHRDLKPANILIDEDGTPKISDFGLSRRIDDAASLTLNGAVIGTPSYMAPEQAAGDRTAVGAAVDIYALGAILYELLTGRPPVRGETSPETIRQTIHSDPPPPSRLNSKIPRDLEIICLKCLSKDPSRRYASAVSLGADLQRFLDGEAIEAKPEGRIERLWRRGRRNPGYSMLLACVVLLAATLACVGLWLAAERAEMGRRAATERAADERAAEADLHDMARAMSRGALAEARTAFDRAQGRLGRRGSTDLREALVRGRRDLDMAARLEAIRMGRARTVGGVVDDAGTDEAYVQAFRGFGLGGPDEAPEAVAARIRASNARRAVVDALDDWPISSADIRRKEWVLQVARLSAGEEAGWIRNARDPEVRRSRQALERLIEKTPAAAEPVTLLLALAEDFRATGGDPISLLTRVQRARPGDFWANLTLGSALGRAGRHADAIRYQQAALSIRPDAAISYNNLGHCLADSGRPEDAVEYFRSALRLDPTAAVSSYNLGFVLRITGKPNEAIEVVRSGLRANPSDALLHAGLGDSLAAAARHVEAFPEYRQAVSIDPRLAVAQAGLRTTLIRLGRSEEAQAAWRLAIEADPRSIQARDGYAEFCLFLGHEDDYRQERRILLERFDGVSEAQPAERIGRACLLLPASREETERAAILIDRALADRSPPPPAWTRPYFLLAKGLAEYRLDRLDDSISILQGEAAAVMGPCPRMIVAMAKHRLGRKGAAAASLSSAIQSHDWVSFAPDSREAWIYHALRREAENLIGPVTAAKQEKGRD, encoded by the coding sequence GTGGCGATCGACATGCGGGTGAGCGAGCTGCTCGAGGAGTTGCACGACTCTGGCCGGACTCCGGAGGAAGTCTGCGGCGATTTCCCGGAATTGCTGCCGGAGCTGCGCGTGCGGTGGCGGCGGGTCTGTCGCCTCGAGGCCGAACTCGACTCCATCTTTCCCCCGGAACGGGAGGAGCCGGAGTGTCTGTCGGCATCGTCCCCAGGGGCTGCGAACCTTCCAAGAATCCCCGGATATGAGGTGGAAAGCCTGCTCGGTCGTGGAGGGATGGGCGTTGTCTTTCGGGCCCGCCACGTGCGGCTGAATCGAATCGTCGCGATCAAGCTGGCCATCGCCGGGGCCTATGCGGCACCGCGCGAGCGCGAGCGATTCCAGCGGGAGGCGGAGGCGGTGGCGGCCCTTCGCCACGCCAACGTGGTGCAGATCTACGACGTCGGCGACTCCGAGGGGCGACCCTACTTCACGATGGAGTTCATCGCTGGCGGCAGTCTCGCCGAAGCAGCGAAGCCCACCACGCCCCGCCAGGCCGCATCGATCCTCCTGGCTCTGTCCGGGGCCCTCCATGCGGCCCACATCGCCGGGATCATCCACCGCGACCTGAAGCCGGCGAACATCCTGATCGACGAAGACGGCACTCCCAAAATCAGCGACTTCGGCCTCTCCCGCCGGATCGACGACGCGGCGAGCCTCACCTTGAACGGGGCCGTGATCGGAACCCCCAGCTACATGGCCCCCGAGCAGGCCGCGGGGGACCGGACCGCCGTGGGGGCGGCCGTCGACATCTATGCCCTGGGCGCGATCCTCTACGAACTCCTGACGGGCCGACCGCCGGTCCGCGGCGAGACCTCGCCCGAGACGATCCGGCAGACCATCCATTCGGACCCACCGCCGCCGTCGCGGTTGAACTCCAAGATCCCTCGCGACCTCGAGATCATCTGCCTGAAATGCCTGAGTAAGGACCCGTCGCGGCGCTATGCCTCGGCAGTGTCTCTGGGCGCGGACCTGCAACGCTTTCTGGACGGCGAGGCCATCGAAGCGAAGCCGGAAGGCCGGATCGAGCGGCTCTGGCGAAGGGGTCGGCGAAATCCGGGATACTCGATGCTCCTCGCCTGCGTCGTCCTGCTAGCGGCCACACTGGCCTGCGTCGGCCTGTGGCTGGCGGCCGAGCGGGCCGAGATGGGTCGGCGAGCCGCGACGGAGAGAGCGGCCGACGAACGAGCGGCGGAAGCCGACTTGCACGACATGGCTCGGGCGATGTCCCGGGGAGCTTTGGCGGAGGCGAGAACGGCGTTCGATCGGGCGCAGGGGCGGCTCGGCAGGCGCGGATCGACCGACTTGCGCGAGGCCCTCGTTCGCGGCCGTCGCGACCTCGATATGGCGGCCCGACTCGAAGCCATCCGCATGGGTCGAGCCCGGACGGTCGGCGGCGTGGTCGATGATGCGGGGACGGACGAAGCCTACGTGCAGGCATTCCGCGGCTTCGGGCTGGGAGGCCCTGACGAGGCTCCGGAAGCTGTAGCGGCGCGGATCAGGGCGTCGAACGCTCGCAGGGCGGTGGTGGACGCCCTCGACGACTGGCCGATCAGCTCGGCCGATATCAGACGCAAGGAGTGGGTGCTCCAGGTGGCGAGGCTCTCGGCCGGAGAGGAAGCGGGCTGGATCAGAAACGCCCGCGACCCGGAGGTGCGGCGGAGCAGGCAGGCCCTCGAACGGCTGATCGAGAAGACTCCGGCGGCCGCGGAGCCCGTGACTCTCCTGCTAGCGCTCGCCGAGGACTTCAGGGCGACCGGCGGCGACCCGATCTCTCTTCTGACGCGGGTCCAGCGGGCCCGGCCGGGAGACTTCTGGGCGAACCTGACGCTCGGCTCGGCCTTGGGGCGCGCGGGGCGGCATGCGGATGCGATCCGCTACCAGCAGGCCGCCCTGTCGATCCGGCCCGACGCAGCTATCAGCTACAACAACCTGGGCCACTGCCTGGCGGACTCCGGCAGGCCGGAAGACGCCGTGGAGTACTTCCGATCGGCTTTGCGGCTCGACCCGACGGCCGCCGTGTCGAGCTACAACCTGGGATTTGTGCTGAGGATCACCGGAAAGCCAAACGAGGCCATCGAGGTGGTCCGTTCCGGGTTGCGAGCCAATCCGAGCGATGCCTTGCTCCACGCCGGACTCGGCGACTCCCTCGCGGCCGCGGCAAGGCACGTCGAGGCGTTCCCCGAATACCGGCAGGCCGTGTCGATCGACCCAAGACTCGCCGTCGCCCAGGCGGGCCTGAGAACGACGCTCATTCGCCTCGGCCGCTCCGAAGAGGCGCAAGCGGCCTGGCGACTGGCGATCGAGGCGGATCCTCGGAGCATCCAGGCACGGGACGGCTACGCCGAATTCTGCCTCTTCCTGGGCCACGAGGACGACTACCGCCAGGAGAGGCGAATCCTGCTGGAGCGATTCGACGGGGTCAGCGAGGCTCAACCCGCCGAGCGGATCGGCCGCGCCTGCCTTCTCCTCCCCGCCTCGCGAGAGGAGACGGAGAGGGCCGCCATCCTGATCGATCGCGCCCTCGCCGACAGGTCGCCTCCCCCTCCGGCATGGACCCGGCCCTACTTCCTGCTCGCCAAGGGGCTGGCGGAATATCGCCTCGACCGGCTCGACGACTCGATCTCGATCCTGCAAGGAGAGGCGGCCGCGGTGATGGGGCCCTGTCCACGGATGATCGTCGCCATGGCGAAGCACCGCCTGGGACGCAAGGGAGCGGCCGCCGCGTCGCTCTCGTCGGCTATCCAGTCACACGACTGGGTGTCATTCGCCCCAGATAGCCGGGAGGCCTGGATCTACCATGCCCTCCGCCGGGAGGCTGAGAACTTGATCGGGCCGGTGACGGCCGCGAAGCAGGAGAAAGGGCGGGATTGA
- a CDS encoding antibiotic biosynthesis monooxygenase: MIETTAEVPAEAPTASALERAVSIIIHRVVRSGRQAEFEAAVRAFSPVSLTFPGHLGVHVVPPPAGDREYVVILSFASELAWREFLQWDRYRSWAEGVRPLLADDPAIEEVTGLETWFRMPGEHVMVPPPRWKMAVVTWVGVCLSVGLLNAVLRPCIADWPWWANLLGFNAVVVASLTWVVMPLLSRSARVWLRRPTLKEV; this comes from the coding sequence GTGATCGAGACCACGGCGGAAGTCCCGGCCGAGGCCCCTACCGCTTCCGCGCTCGAGAGGGCCGTCAGCATCATCATCCACCGGGTCGTCCGGTCGGGCCGCCAGGCCGAGTTCGAGGCGGCGGTGCGCGCCTTCTCGCCCGTGTCGCTCACGTTCCCCGGCCACCTCGGCGTCCACGTCGTCCCGCCGCCGGCCGGGGACCGGGAATACGTCGTCATCCTGTCCTTCGCCTCTGAGCTGGCGTGGCGAGAGTTTCTGCAATGGGATCGTTATCGCTCCTGGGCCGAGGGGGTCCGCCCACTTTTGGCCGACGATCCCGCGATCGAGGAGGTGACCGGCCTGGAGACGTGGTTCCGCATGCCGGGAGAGCATGTCATGGTGCCGCCGCCGCGGTGGAAGATGGCGGTCGTGACGTGGGTCGGCGTTTGCCTGTCCGTCGGGCTCCTCAACGCCGTCCTGCGGCCTTGCATCGCCGACTGGCCCTGGTGGGCGAATCTGCTGGGGTTCAACGCGGTCGTCGTGGCGTCCCTCACATGGGTCGTGATGCCGTTGCTGTCGCGGTCGGCGCGAGTTTGGCTTCGCCGCCCTACGCTCAAGGAGGTTTGA
- a CDS encoding alpha/beta hydrolase, which yields MIVEQDLPGAAGDPHGGGTILTSGRTDTSAVVLLHGRGASAEDILSLGRELRIDGLGLIAPQANGGSWYPFSFLAPIPENQPHLDSALALIEALVASLIAGGLPPERIALLGFSQGACLTLEFIARHPRRYGAVMGLTGGLIGPPGTPRAYAGTLGGTPVFLGANDPDPHVPFERVRETESVLSRMGSAVELRRYPGMPHAVNADELEACRRLLRGMMTHPEEGGR from the coding sequence ATGATCGTCGAGCAAGATTTACCCGGCGCAGCCGGCGATCCTCACGGCGGCGGCACGATCCTGACATCCGGCCGCACGGATACATCCGCGGTTGTGCTCCTCCACGGGCGTGGGGCGTCCGCCGAGGACATCCTTTCGCTCGGGCGCGAACTTCGGATCGATGGGCTCGGGCTGATCGCCCCGCAGGCGAACGGAGGCTCGTGGTATCCCTTTTCGTTCCTCGCGCCGATCCCAGAGAACCAGCCGCATCTCGATTCGGCCCTGGCGTTGATCGAAGCGCTCGTTGCGTCCCTGATCGCGGGCGGCCTCCCACCCGAGCGGATCGCCTTGCTCGGGTTTTCCCAGGGGGCGTGCCTGACGCTTGAATTCATCGCCAGACACCCTCGCCGTTATGGGGCCGTCATGGGATTGACGGGCGGCCTGATCGGCCCTCCCGGCACGCCTCGGGCCTATGCCGGCACGCTCGGCGGGACGCCGGTCTTCCTGGGCGCGAACGACCCGGACCCGCACGTACCATTCGAACGCGTCCGGGAGACGGAATCGGTCCTCTCCCGCATGGGCTCGGCCGTCGAGCTCCGGCGATATCCGGGGATGCCGCATGCGGTCAACGCGGACGAGTTGGAGGCCTGCCGCCGTCTCCTGAGGGGCATGATGACGCATCCCGAAGAAGGTGGGCGATGA
- a CDS encoding amidohydrolase, with the protein MSSQSADLILHNGAIATLDQANPEAAAVAIREGKILIVGTDAEVMAARGPSTQVIDLGGRRVIPGLNDSHLHLIRGGLNYNLELRWDGVPSLADALRMLREQAVRTPAPQWVRVVGGWSEFQFAERRMPTLAEINAAAPDTPVFILHLYDRALLNAAALRSVGYSKDTPNPPGGEIQRDKQGNPTGALIARPNAMILYSTLAKGPKLPVEYQANSTRHFMRELNRLGVTSVIDAGGGYQNYPDDYAIIEDLHRRGEMTVRVAYNLFTQKPKGEFDDFSKWIGMTKPGAGSDFYRMNGAGEMLVFSAADFEDFLEPRPDLDPSMEGELHRVVKLLAEHRWPFRLHATYDESIGRFLDVFESVDRDVPFAGLRWFFDHAETVTERNLERIKALGGGIAIQHRMAFQGEYFVDRYGATAAEHTPPVAKMLSVGIHVGAGTDATRVASFNPWVSLSWLVSGRTVGGLALYPEANRLDRSTALRLYTQGSAWMSGEEAAKGAIAVGQLADLAVLSADYFAVPEHEIQGIQSVLTVVGGKVVFGGGPFGAVGPKPLPVTPDWSPVGFYGGYHDPARRASSAKLAHAPRCGHGGAVHSLLHKLVGPLEAKARDPFWGEGCACWAF; encoded by the coding sequence ATGTCATCTCAATCGGCCGATCTCATCCTGCACAACGGGGCGATAGCTACCCTCGACCAGGCGAACCCCGAGGCGGCCGCCGTCGCGATCCGCGAGGGCAAGATCCTAATCGTCGGTACAGACGCCGAGGTGATGGCGGCACGTGGGCCGTCCACGCAGGTCATCGATCTCGGCGGCCGACGTGTCATCCCGGGCCTCAACGATTCGCACCTCCACCTGATCCGGGGCGGGCTGAATTACAACCTCGAACTCCGCTGGGACGGCGTGCCGTCCCTGGCCGACGCGCTCCGGATGCTCCGGGAGCAGGCCGTCCGGACCCCCGCCCCGCAGTGGGTGCGGGTGGTGGGAGGCTGGAGCGAATTCCAATTCGCCGAGCGGCGGATGCCGACCCTGGCCGAGATCAATGCGGCAGCCCCCGACACCCCGGTCTTCATCCTCCACCTCTATGATCGCGCCCTCCTGAACGCGGCGGCGCTGCGGTCGGTCGGCTACTCGAAGGACACGCCTAACCCGCCTGGCGGTGAGATCCAGCGCGACAAACAGGGCAACCCGACCGGGGCTCTGATCGCACGACCGAACGCGATGATTCTCTATTCCACACTCGCCAAGGGGCCGAAGTTGCCGGTCGAGTATCAGGCGAACTCGACCCGGCACTTTATGCGCGAGTTGAATCGCCTCGGCGTGACGAGCGTGATCGACGCCGGGGGCGGCTACCAGAATTATCCCGACGATTACGCGATCATCGAAGATTTGCACCGTCGAGGGGAAATGACGGTCCGGGTCGCCTACAACCTCTTCACGCAGAAGCCCAAGGGGGAATTCGACGACTTCTCGAAATGGATCGGGATGACGAAGCCGGGGGCCGGAAGCGATTTCTACCGGATGAACGGCGCAGGCGAGATGCTCGTCTTCTCCGCCGCCGACTTTGAGGACTTCCTGGAGCCGCGGCCCGACCTCGACCCCAGCATGGAGGGGGAGCTCCACCGTGTGGTCAAGCTCCTGGCCGAGCACCGCTGGCCGTTCCGCCTGCATGCCACATACGACGAGTCGATCGGCCGATTCCTGGACGTGTTCGAATCCGTCGATAGGGACGTTCCATTCGCCGGGCTCCGATGGTTCTTCGACCACGCCGAGACCGTCACCGAGCGGAACCTGGAGCGGATCAAAGCCCTCGGCGGTGGGATCGCGATCCAGCATCGTATGGCGTTCCAGGGCGAATACTTCGTCGATCGCTACGGGGCGACGGCGGCCGAGCACACGCCACCGGTCGCGAAGATGCTTTCGGTGGGCATCCACGTCGGCGCTGGGACGGACGCGACCCGGGTGGCGAGCTTCAACCCCTGGGTCTCGCTTTCCTGGCTGGTGAGCGGCCGGACCGTGGGCGGGCTGGCGCTCTATCCCGAGGCGAATCGGCTCGACCGCTCCACCGCGCTTCGACTGTACACGCAGGGCTCAGCCTGGATGTCGGGGGAGGAAGCCGCCAAGGGAGCGATCGCCGTCGGGCAACTCGCCGATCTCGCGGTGCTGTCGGCCGATTACTTCGCGGTGCCGGAGCACGAGATCCAGGGAATCCAGTCGGTGTTGACCGTGGTCGGCGGCAAGGTCGTCTTCGGCGGCGGGCCGTTCGGGGCGGTCGGGCCGAAGCCGCTCCCGGTCACGCCCGACTGGTCGCCGGTTGGATTCTATGGCGGCTACCACGATCCGGCGAGGCGGGCCTCGTCCGCGAAGCTGGCCCACGCCCCGCGGTGCGGCCACGGGGGGGCGGTCCATTCGCTGCTGCACAAGCTCGTCGGCCCGTTGGAGGCCAAGGCGCGAGACCCCTTCTGGGGCGAGGGGTGCGCATGCTGGGCATTCTGA
- a CDS encoding alginate export family protein, which produces MLGILNGRRTGRSRTIIKRSRRGFLLVLALVFVESTALAQDRGGANVAAPVPDDGAQSASRPLSGTSEVPRLGPGQAAISASVPGLTGSGSPYKLLRYEEDFSYLADPARRNDFFDPIKYVPLFGRKDCYLTFGGDVREWFESYHNDSFGKGPGNAQGYNTYFLQRYMLHADLHIGGNWRFFLQSINGFEDGRIGGPRPDIDVNRFDLHQGFVDWTWRADESGSSVTWRLGRQEFRYGSGRLIDVREGPNLRRSFDAARALAKIGVWSVDGWWAKPVLNNPGVFDDDPNSDVSFWGLYGVRPIGDGLVANVDLYYLGFQNLNAQFDQNSGRELRHSVGTRVWGRPLPWEYNLEYVYQFGDFGTGRINAWTAANAVRYNFDLLAFKPALGVRFDVASGDRNADSANLQTFNPLFPSGAYFNLTGPFGPQNLIDLHPTLDLHLRDDLTLTADWTFFWRESLDDGVYRLSGSLIASGRDSRAPYVGSSPALTAVWTINPHVTLLASYVHIFPGEFLKETTPGKSVDYFTTWLTLKF; this is translated from the coding sequence ATGCTGGGCATTCTGAACGGGAGACGTACAGGGAGGAGCCGGACCATTATCAAGCGAAGCCGTCGCGGCTTCCTCCTCGTGCTCGCCCTGGTCTTCGTCGAATCGACGGCCCTCGCCCAGGATCGGGGCGGCGCGAATGTCGCGGCGCCCGTGCCTGACGACGGCGCCCAGTCGGCGAGCCGGCCATTATCGGGCACCAGCGAGGTGCCTCGCCTCGGTCCTGGTCAGGCGGCGATCTCCGCGTCGGTCCCGGGCCTGACGGGCTCGGGGTCTCCTTATAAACTGCTCCGCTACGAGGAGGACTTCAGCTACCTCGCCGACCCCGCGAGGCGGAACGATTTCTTCGACCCGATCAAATACGTGCCGCTTTTCGGCCGGAAGGATTGTTACCTGACCTTTGGCGGCGATGTTCGCGAGTGGTTCGAGTCGTATCACAACGACTCCTTTGGGAAGGGCCCCGGCAATGCCCAGGGGTACAACACCTACTTCCTCCAGCGCTACATGCTCCACGCCGACCTCCATATCGGGGGGAATTGGCGGTTCTTCCTCCAATCGATCAACGGGTTCGAGGACGGTCGGATCGGCGGTCCCCGGCCGGACATCGACGTCAACCGCTTCGACCTGCATCAAGGCTTCGTCGACTGGACATGGCGCGCGGATGAATCGGGCTCGTCGGTGACATGGCGGCTCGGCCGGCAGGAATTCCGATACGGGAGCGGACGGCTGATCGACGTCCGGGAGGGGCCGAACCTGCGCCGTTCGTTCGACGCGGCGCGGGCGCTCGCGAAGATCGGAGTATGGTCGGTCGACGGCTGGTGGGCCAAGCCGGTCCTGAATAACCCAGGTGTTTTCGACGACGATCCGAATTCCGACGTCTCGTTCTGGGGGCTCTACGGCGTCCGACCGATCGGCGACGGCTTGGTCGCGAACGTCGATCTCTATTACCTCGGGTTTCAGAACCTCAATGCGCAGTTCGACCAGAACTCGGGACGCGAGCTAAGGCACTCAGTCGGGACGAGAGTCTGGGGCCGGCCACTGCCCTGGGAATACAACCTCGAGTACGTCTATCAGTTCGGCGACTTCGGGACTGGCAGGATCAACGCATGGACCGCGGCGAACGCGGTCCGCTACAACTTCGATCTGCTCGCGTTCAAGCCGGCCTTGGGCGTGCGATTCGACGTCGCGAGCGGGGACCGGAACGCCGACTCCGCCAACCTCCAGACGTTCAACCCGCTCTTCCCTTCCGGGGCCTACTTCAACCTGACCGGCCCATTCGGGCCGCAGAACCTTATCGACCTTCACCCGACCCTGGACCTGCACCTCCGAGACGACCTGACCCTGACCGCCGACTGGACCTTCTTCTGGCGCGAGAGCCTGGACGACGGGGTGTACAGGCTCTCGGGATCGCTGATCGCGAGCGGGAGGGACAGCCGAGCCCCTTACGTCGGCTCGAGCCCGGCGTTGACCGCGGTGTGGACCATCAATCCTCATGTGACTCTGCTCGCGAGCTACGTCCACATCTTCCCCGGCGAATTCCTCAAGGAGACCACGCCCGGCAAGAGCGTCGACTACTTCACGACCTGGCTGACCTTGAAATTCTGA
- a CDS encoding sigma-70 family RNA polymerase sigma factor produces MIMDHDPTTVIVQRYLDELAGGAPSEPVVRALLDRSACRLRRLCVLLLTRSYPRLTKPPLNLEAEELLGSVVERLIKALREARPASMRQYFALAGQHMRWELNDLARRLDERPAAVELQDDLAIAPAGSDSGLTMDGRRMLEAIDDLPEDEREVFDLIRIQGMTTPEAAEVLGVSESTVKRRLRKGLATLSETLDDLRPHEIAPDALGVDATVAGNPPPS; encoded by the coding sequence ATGATCATGGACCACGATCCCACCACTGTCATCGTACAGCGTTACCTCGACGAGCTAGCCGGGGGGGCCCCCTCCGAGCCCGTCGTCCGAGCCCTGCTGGACCGGTCGGCCTGCCGCCTGCGACGCCTTTGCGTCCTGCTCCTGACGCGGAGCTACCCCCGACTCACAAAGCCGCCCCTGAACCTGGAGGCCGAGGAGTTGCTCGGCTCCGTGGTGGAGCGACTGATAAAGGCCCTTCGCGAGGCCCGCCCAGCGAGCATGCGCCAGTATTTCGCATTGGCGGGGCAGCACATGCGCTGGGAGTTGAATGACCTGGCCCGACGCTTGGATGAACGGCCGGCGGCGGTCGAACTTCAAGACGACCTGGCCATCGCACCGGCAGGGAGCGATTCCGGGCTGACGATGGACGGCCGACGGATGCTCGAGGCGATCGACGACCTACCTGAGGACGAACGCGAAGTGTTCGACCTGATCCGGATCCAGGGGATGACGACGCCGGAAGCCGCCGAGGTGCTCGGGGTCTCGGAATCGACGGTGAAGCGGCGACTGCGCAAGGGATTGGCTACGCTCTCGGAGACGCTGGACGACCTGCGGCCGCACGAGATAGCGCCCGACGCGCTCGGAGTTGATGCAACGGTTGCGGGCAATCCGCCGCCATCGTGA
- a CDS encoding ring-cleaving dioxygenase, with product MSSTLPGLHHVTAITADAQKNVDFYCGVLGLRLVKLTVNFDDPTSYHLYYGDQLGTPGTIMTFFAWHGAQRGRVGTPQVTATSFAVLSAALPFWAERLARRGVATRPIVSRFGEDVLGFDDPDGMALEIVATSAPGDQAPATGAIQAESVLRGFHGVTISEEGYEATAKLLTEVMGFRADGHEGNRFRYRSESGGFASIVDLTCMPDARHGGLGAGIVHHVAFRTPGDEQQKEWRSKIARLGYNVSPVMDRNYFHSIYFREPGGVLFEIATDPPGFAVDEAADRLGTRLMLPAELEPRRPELEQILPTLRVPNSN from the coding sequence ATGAGTTCGACATTGCCGGGACTCCACCACGTAACCGCGATCACGGCGGACGCCCAGAAGAACGTCGACTTCTACTGCGGAGTGCTCGGGCTGCGGCTCGTCAAGCTCACGGTCAACTTCGACGACCCGACGAGCTACCACCTCTACTATGGCGACCAGCTCGGCACTCCGGGCACGATCATGACCTTCTTCGCCTGGCACGGCGCGCAACGGGGACGGGTCGGCACTCCGCAGGTCACGGCCACGAGCTTCGCCGTCCTCTCGGCGGCCCTGCCGTTCTGGGCCGAGCGACTCGCCCGGCGCGGGGTCGCGACGAGGCCGATCGTCTCCCGCTTCGGCGAAGACGTCCTGGGCTTCGACGACCCGGACGGCATGGCCTTGGAAATCGTGGCCACTTCGGCCCCAGGCGATCAGGCTCCGGCGACGGGAGCCATTCAGGCGGAATCCGTGCTCCGGGGATTCCACGGCGTGACCATCAGCGAGGAGGGCTACGAAGCGACGGCCAAGCTGCTGACCGAGGTGATGGGATTTCGGGCCGACGGCCACGAAGGGAATCGCTTCCGGTATCGGTCGGAGTCCGGAGGATTCGCCTCGATCGTGGACCTGACTTGCATGCCGGACGCCCGTCACGGAGGCCTCGGCGCGGGGATCGTCCACCACGTCGCGTTCCGCACGCCCGGGGACGAGCAGCAGAAGGAGTGGCGTTCCAAGATCGCGCGGCTCGGATACAACGTCTCGCCGGTGATGGACCGGAATTACTTCCACTCGATCTACTTCCGGGAGCCCGGAGGAGTGCTGTTCGAGATCGCGACGGACCCGCCGGGCTTCGCCGTCGATGAAGCCGCGGACCGATTGGGGACGCGGCTCATGCTCCCGGCTGAACTCGAACCGCGTCGGCCGGAGCTGGAGCAAATCCTTCCCACGCTCCGAGTTCCCAATTCCAACTGA
- a CDS encoding hydrolase produces MSHVIRSLLTPENCTVIFIDHQPQMTFGVTSIDRQTLVNNVLVLAKAAKIFNVPTILTTVETASFSGYMWPQLLEVFPGNTPIERTSMNSWEDEGFVAAVKATGRKKLVIAALWTEVCLAFPAIQAMEAGFEVYAVDDASGGTSEVAHRAAMDRVVQAGAVPVTSIQVLLELQRDWARRGTYDAVMDLVLEHCGAYGQGVEYAYTMVHKQPPLNARHKGGK; encoded by the coding sequence TTGTCTCACGTGATCCGTAGCCTGCTCACCCCCGAGAACTGCACGGTCATCTTCATTGACCACCAGCCGCAGATGACCTTCGGCGTGACCAGCATCGACCGCCAGACGCTGGTCAACAACGTCCTCGTCCTGGCCAAGGCGGCGAAGATATTCAACGTCCCGACCATTCTCACCACGGTCGAGACGGCGAGCTTCTCGGGCTATATGTGGCCCCAACTCCTGGAGGTTTTCCCAGGCAACACGCCGATCGAACGCACGAGCATGAACTCGTGGGAGGATGAGGGGTTCGTCGCGGCGGTCAAAGCGACCGGCCGGAAGAAGCTCGTCATCGCCGCGCTCTGGACCGAGGTCTGCCTGGCCTTCCCGGCGATTCAAGCGATGGAGGCCGGATTCGAAGTCTACGCGGTCGATGACGCGAGCGGTGGGACCAGCGAAGTCGCGCATCGGGCGGCGATGGATCGGGTCGTTCAGGCGGGCGCCGTCCCGGTGACGTCGATCCAGGTGCTGCTCGAACTGCAGCGCGACTGGGCTCGGCGAGGGACGTACGACGCGGTGATGGACCTCGTGCTGGAGCATTGCGGGGCCTACGGCCAGGGGGTCGAGTACGCCTACACGATGGTCCACAAGCAGCCGCCCCTCAACGCCCGCCACAAGGGGGGCAAGTGA
- a CDS encoding M17 family peptidase N-terminal domain-containing protein, translated as MNKHLAMAAIALVFLTSSVNRSGAQDAPNPPAETRIDGLEGSTEIVRMQGPYDAEVPLQVVSYFKRTPSSDSRMAGAPVELDRHLGGLIASLRSRGEFDGEELETILFDVPEGAIKPKRLLLIGLGDESSLSLERMERVGRVALREAVKVGATKVAFAPLIRDQGNTQIPTGDVENAVTRGVLLAYDTEKRLQKQGFARPYTLEEWVVEAGPKYYDETVAGVRKAVGEARVAASKRDSTPYSNKSR; from the coding sequence ATGAACAAACACCTCGCCATGGCAGCAATCGCACTCGTCTTCCTGACGTCGTCGGTCAATCGTTCCGGGGCCCAGGACGCGCCGAATCCCCCGGCCGAGACGCGGATCGACGGGCTGGAGGGGTCGACCGAAATCGTACGGATGCAGGGTCCCTACGATGCAGAAGTCCCTCTCCAGGTGGTCAGCTATTTCAAGAGGACGCCAAGCTCCGACTCGCGGATGGCCGGCGCTCCGGTCGAGCTCGACAGGCATCTCGGCGGCCTCATCGCCTCGCTCCGCTCTCGCGGGGAATTCGACGGCGAAGAGCTGGAGACCATCCTGTTCGACGTTCCCGAAGGGGCGATCAAGCCCAAGCGGCTCCTGCTCATCGGGCTGGGCGACGAGTCGTCTCTGTCGCTTGAGAGGATGGAGCGGGTCGGCCGGGTCGCACTCCGCGAGGCCGTCAAGGTCGGCGCGACGAAGGTGGCTTTCGCGCCCCTGATCCGCGACCAGGGGAATACGCAGATCCCTACCGGGGACGTGGAGAATGCCGTGACCCGCGGCGTTCTGCTGGCCTACGACACCGAGAAGCGGCTCCAGAAGCAAGGGTTCGCCAGGCCCTATACCTTGGAGGAGTGGGTCGTCGAGGCCGGTCCCAAGTATTATGACGAGACGGTCGCGGGCGTGAGGAAGGCCGTCGGCGAGGCGAGAGTCGCGGCCTCCAAGCGGGACTCGACGCCGTACTCGAACAAGAGCCGATGA